A single genomic interval of Blastopirellula marina harbors:
- the nqrF gene encoding NADH:ubiquinone reductase (Na(+)-transporting) subunit F, giving the protein MVTVILGVAMFTGVVLLLVVVILLAKKALVPSGDVHIDINEHSKDIDVPAGGKLLNALADQGVFVSSACGGGGTCAQCIVRVKSGGGDILPTERSHINKRQAREGYRLSCQVAVKQDMEIEVPHEALETKKWECEVISNRNVATFIKEFKLKIPEGEAVNFKAGGYIQIEVPPHEISYKDFDIEEEYHEDWDKFNLWRYVSKVDEPVIRAYSMANYPGEKGIIMLNVRIASPPPRAPEGTPPGKVSSYIFNCKPGDKVTISGPYGEFFINDSDAEMVYIGGGAGMAPLRSHIFELFKQRKTNRKVSYWYGGRSVRELFYLDEFEAIEKEFPNFKMNIALSDPLPEDNWTGYQGFIHQVLLENYLKNHPAPEDIEYYMCGPPMMNQAVFKMLDDLGVEPENIRFDDFGG; this is encoded by the coding sequence ATGGTTACCGTAATACTTGGCGTGGCTATGTTCACCGGAGTAGTTTTGCTCCTGGTGGTGGTCATCCTCTTGGCGAAGAAGGCCTTGGTTCCGTCCGGTGATGTGCACATCGACATCAACGAGCATTCCAAGGACATCGACGTGCCCGCAGGCGGCAAACTGCTCAACGCCCTGGCCGATCAAGGGGTGTTTGTTTCTTCCGCTTGTGGTGGCGGTGGTACTTGTGCTCAGTGCATCGTCCGTGTGAAGAGCGGCGGTGGCGATATCTTGCCGACCGAGCGATCGCACATCAACAAGCGTCAGGCGCGTGAAGGCTATCGACTTTCCTGTCAGGTGGCTGTAAAGCAGGACATGGAAATTGAAGTCCCGCACGAAGCCTTGGAAACGAAGAAGTGGGAATGCGAGGTCATCTCGAACCGCAACGTCGCGACGTTCATCAAAGAGTTCAAACTGAAGATTCCCGAAGGGGAAGCGGTGAACTTCAAGGCGGGTGGTTACATCCAGATCGAAGTTCCTCCGCACGAGATTTCGTACAAAGACTTCGACATTGAAGAGGAATACCACGAAGACTGGGATAAGTTCAACTTGTGGCGTTATGTCAGCAAGGTAGACGAGCCTGTGATTCGTGCTTACTCGATGGCCAACTACCCGGGCGAAAAGGGCATCATCATGCTCAATGTCCGTATTGCTTCGCCTCCGCCACGCGCCCCCGAAGGTACGCCTCCAGGGAAAGTGTCTAGCTACATCTTCAATTGCAAGCCGGGCGACAAGGTGACCATTAGTGGGCCTTATGGTGAGTTCTTCATCAACGATAGCGATGCCGAAATGGTGTACATCGGTGGTGGTGCTGGTATGGCTCCTCTGCGAAGCCATATCTTCGAGTTGTTCAAGCAGCGTAAGACGAATCGCAAGGTCAGTTACTGGTATGGTGGCCGTAGTGTTCGCGAATTGTTCTACCTCGACGAGTTTGAAGCCATCGAGAAAGAGTTCCCGAACTTCAAGATGAACATTGCTTTGTCCGATCCGCTGCCGGAAGATAACTGGACCGGTTATCAAGGATTCATTCACCAGGTTTTGTTGGAAAACTACCTGAAGAATCATCCTGCTCCAGAGGACATCGAATACTACATGTGTGGTCCGCCGATGATGAACCAGGCGGTCTTCAAAATGCTGGACGACTTGGGTGTCGAACCTGAGAATATCCGCTTCGACGACTTTGGTGGCTAA
- the nqrE gene encoding NADH:ubiquinone reductase (Na(+)-transporting) subunit E — protein MADLLTIALKAVFSENLALAFFLGMCTFLAVSKNVKTALGLGVAVIAVMAITIPANQLLYSLFLKKGAMAWISSDLKDMDLSFLGLISYIGVIAAIVQILEMGLDRYFPPLYNALGIFLPLITVNCAILGGSLFMVERNYTFTQSVVYGFFAGVGWALAIASLAAIREKLKYSDVPAGLKGLGITFITAGLMAMAFMSFGGMIK, from the coding sequence ATGGCTGATTTGCTAACCATTGCACTGAAGGCCGTTTTCAGTGAGAACCTCGCACTGGCGTTCTTCCTGGGAATGTGTACCTTCCTAGCCGTTTCCAAGAATGTGAAAACGGCTCTAGGTCTTGGCGTGGCGGTGATTGCGGTGATGGCAATTACGATTCCTGCCAACCAACTGCTTTACTCCCTTTTCCTGAAGAAGGGGGCGATGGCTTGGATCAGTTCAGACCTTAAGGACATGGATCTAAGCTTCCTCGGCTTGATTAGTTACATCGGCGTGATCGCAGCGATCGTGCAGATCCTGGAAATGGGACTCGATCGTTACTTTCCGCCTCTTTACAACGCTCTGGGTATCTTCCTGCCGCTGATTACTGTGAACTGTGCCATCTTGGGTGGTTCGTTGTTCATGGTGGAACGTAACTACACGTTCACGCAAAGTGTTGTTTATGGTTTCTTCGCTGGGGTAGGTTGGGCGTTGGCAATTGCCTCGCTGGCCGCCATTCGCGAGAAGTTGAAATATAGCGACGTGCCTGCTGGACTGAAGGGTCTGGGGATCACGTTTATTACCGCTGGTTTGATGGCAATGGCCTTCATGTCCTTCGGTGGCATGATTAAATAA
- a CDS encoding NADH:ubiquinone reductase (Na(+)-transporting) subunit D: MADSPSPKAVLLDPVTQNNPIALQVLGICSALAVTSNLNTALTMCFAVTVVTGCSNLGVSLVRKFIPSSIRIIVQMTIIASLVIVVDQILQAFLPEISKSLSVFVGLIITNCIVMGRAEAFAMKNPPLISFLDGIGNGLGYSMILLVVGFFRELFGSGSLFGITIFTLTKNDGWYQPNGLMLLPPSAFFLIGFIIWVIRTFNPEQVESEG, from the coding sequence ATGGCTGATTCGCCATCTCCGAAGGCCGTTCTGCTCGATCCGGTAACGCAAAACAATCCGATTGCCTTGCAGGTTCTCGGTATCTGTTCCGCGTTGGCCGTGACTTCGAACTTAAACACGGCTCTGACGATGTGCTTCGCGGTTACTGTCGTGACCGGTTGCTCGAACTTGGGCGTGAGCTTGGTTCGTAAGTTTATCCCGAGCAGTATCCGTATCATCGTACAGATGACGATCATCGCATCGCTCGTGATCGTGGTCGATCAGATCCTCCAAGCGTTTTTGCCTGAGATTAGCAAATCGCTCTCGGTGTTCGTTGGTCTTATTATCACCAACTGTATCGTGATGGGTCGCGCTGAAGCATTCGCGATGAAAAATCCACCTTTGATCAGTTTCCTGGATGGTATCGGTAACGGTTTGGGTTACTCGATGATCTTGCTGGTCGTTGGTTTCTTCCGCGAACTGTTCGGTAGTGGATCCCTGTTCGGAATCACGATCTTCACGCTGACCAAGAACGACGGCTGGTATCAACCGAACGGTCTGATGCTGCTGCCGCCTAGTGCGTTCTTCTTGATTGGCTTCATCATTTGGGTTATTCGCACGTTCAATCCTGAACAAGTGGAATCGGAGGGTTAG
- a CDS encoding Na(+)-translocating NADH-quinone reductase subunit C, whose translation MRRDSVLGTIMVAAVLCVVCSVVVSVAAVALKPFQLENERLDKQKNVLAAAGLLEPGDDAAAIDAKFKKIKRQIVNLDSGEVASEEELKEAGIDDPANYSPDEARENDNLNRQVTGLPGIEKTEKYAVVYVIEDDGELHGVVLPIYGKGLWSTMYGFLALDADLMTAKGITFYKQGETPGLGGEVDNPKWKALWPGKKLRSPDGEVLIHVVKGQGTGDEQVDGLSGATITTNGVNDFVRFWLGEEGFGPYLKQLESKENTNG comes from the coding sequence ATGCGACGTGATAGTGTTCTCGGAACAATTATGGTTGCCGCAGTGTTATGCGTGGTCTGTTCGGTGGTGGTCAGTGTGGCTGCTGTCGCCTTGAAGCCATTTCAGCTGGAAAACGAGCGTCTGGACAAACAGAAGAATGTCCTCGCCGCTGCGGGCCTACTTGAACCAGGCGATGACGCTGCCGCGATCGATGCGAAGTTCAAAAAGATCAAGCGACAGATCGTGAATCTCGATTCGGGCGAAGTGGCATCCGAAGAGGAGCTTAAGGAAGCTGGTATCGATGATCCGGCGAACTACAGCCCAGACGAAGCACGTGAAAATGACAATCTAAATCGTCAGGTAACTGGCTTACCTGGGATTGAAAAGACAGAAAAATACGCAGTTGTCTACGTCATTGAAGACGATGGCGAACTACATGGTGTTGTGCTGCCGATCTACGGTAAGGGACTTTGGTCCACGATGTATGGCTTTTTGGCACTCGATGCTGACTTAATGACTGCCAAAGGTATCACCTTCTACAAGCAGGGTGAAACGCCAGGTTTAGGTGGTGAAGTCGACAATCCCAAATGGAAGGCCTTGTGGCCAGGCAAGAAGCTTCGCAGCCCTGATGGGGAAGTGTTGATTCATGTCGTCAAGGGACAAGGAACCGGTGACGAGCAAGTCGACGGTCTCTCCGGTGCGACGATCACCACGAACGGTGTGAACGACTTCGTCCGCTTCTGGCTCGGCGAAGAAGGTTTCGGACCTTACCTCAAACAGCTTGAATCGAAGGAGAATACCAATGGCTGA
- a CDS encoding NADH:ubiquinone reductase (Na(+)-transporting) subunit B codes for MKFLRGMLDKVEPMFLEGGKLERLYPLYEAADTFLYTPPDRAKGLTHVRDGLDLKRTMIFVVLSLIPCIYMALWNTGYQANLQIAAGAAPVADFHESLFEMTGLEHNPDSWISNMILGAIFFLPVYIVTMTVGGTIELIFSIVRKHEINEGFLVSGMLFPLILPPTIPLWQVAVGIGFGVLVGKEVFGGTGKNFLNPALTARAFLYFSYATDMTGDKAWTAVSPDGFSGATTLGVVASSPVGTTMQDAMAQVDGHGVTWLGAFMGWIQGSMGETSVLACLLGAAFLIATGIGSWRIMLSCVIGAVATSFLLMGVAGAFDVSNPLLLGMSPWWHLVIGGFAFGTVFMATDPVSAAMTTTGKWFYGILIGVMTILIRSVGTAFPEGIMLAILFGNVMAPLIDYFVLQANINRRKARYAT; via the coding sequence ATGAAATTTTTACGCGGAATGCTCGATAAGGTCGAGCCAATGTTCCTCGAAGGAGGAAAGTTGGAGCGACTCTATCCGCTGTACGAAGCGGCGGATACGTTTTTGTACACGCCACCAGATCGTGCCAAGGGTTTGACCCATGTGCGCGACGGTTTGGATCTCAAGCGAACGATGATATTCGTCGTTCTCTCCCTGATTCCATGTATCTACATGGCCCTGTGGAACACTGGGTATCAGGCTAACTTGCAGATCGCAGCCGGCGCAGCACCGGTCGCCGATTTCCACGAATCTCTCTTCGAGATGACGGGACTGGAGCATAACCCTGACAGTTGGATCAGTAATATGATCCTCGGGGCGATCTTCTTTCTGCCGGTTTATATCGTCACCATGACGGTCGGTGGTACGATCGAATTGATCTTCAGCATCGTTCGTAAGCATGAAATCAACGAAGGGTTCCTGGTTTCTGGGATGCTCTTTCCGCTGATCCTTCCACCGACGATCCCCCTGTGGCAAGTTGCCGTGGGGATTGGCTTTGGGGTGTTAGTCGGCAAGGAAGTTTTCGGTGGTACTGGTAAGAACTTCCTGAATCCTGCTTTGACCGCTCGTGCGTTCCTGTACTTCTCGTACGCCACGGACATGACGGGTGACAAAGCTTGGACCGCTGTTTCGCCGGATGGATTCAGTGGTGCGACGACCTTGGGTGTTGTTGCGTCGTCGCCTGTTGGCACGACCATGCAAGACGCGATGGCCCAAGTCGACGGCCACGGGGTGACTTGGCTCGGTGCTTTCATGGGTTGGATCCAGGGATCGATGGGCGAAACTTCGGTTTTGGCCTGTTTGCTCGGGGCCGCCTTCCTGATCGCAACCGGCATTGGATCGTGGCGAATCATGCTCAGTTGTGTGATCGGTGCGGTTGCCACCTCGTTCCTGCTGATGGGCGTTGCAGGTGCCTTTGATGTATCCAATCCACTGCTGCTCGGTATGTCGCCGTGGTGGCATCTGGTAATTGGTGGTTTCGCGTTCGGTACCGTTTTCATGGCGACCGATCCCGTTTCCGCGGCAATGACCACAACCGGAAAATGGTTCTACGGAATCTTGATCGGTGTGATGACTATCTTGATTCGCAGTGTCGGCACGGCTTTCCCGGAAGGGATCATGCTCGCGATTCTGTTCGGAAACGTGATGGCGCCTCTGATCGATTACTTTGTCCTGCAAGCCAACATCAATCGAAGAAAGGCACGCTATGCGACGTGA
- a CDS encoding Na(+)-translocating NADH-quinone reductase subunit A, with product MPRRITISKGLDLPISGKPKQSVEEIADVRKVAILARDYVGMKPTMMVTEGDVVKVGQPLFEDKKTPGVFFTSPAAGKVVEINRGAKRKLLSVVIEVEGDDKVSFTSYTEDHLSQLDRTKVEENLIQSGLWTAFRTRPYGKVPAPGTSPRSIFVTAMDTNPLAADPAPIIKGSEIEFIAGLEAISTLTEGKVHVCQAPGAALPGEGLDFVNAVEFEGKHPAGLPGTHIHFLDSAGPGRVVWYLGYQDVIAIGHLFRTGELDPMRVVSLAGPGVKEPRLLKVRLGSSLEDLTKDQLNEGSMRIVSGSVLCGYQSAGVEAYLGRYHNQISVLGEGGHREMLGWLAPGFKKFSVKSVFASFLSPSELPMTATANGSHRAIVPIEVYETVMPLDIEPTALLKSLIVEDTDSAQALGALELEEEDIALCTFVDTGKHDFGTILRKNLTRIEAEG from the coding sequence ATGCCACGTCGGATCACGATTAGCAAAGGCCTGGATCTGCCGATTTCAGGCAAGCCAAAACAATCGGTGGAAGAAATCGCCGATGTCCGAAAGGTTGCCATTCTGGCACGTGACTACGTTGGTATGAAGCCAACGATGATGGTCACCGAAGGGGACGTGGTCAAAGTTGGCCAGCCTCTCTTTGAAGACAAGAAAACACCTGGCGTATTCTTCACGTCGCCTGCCGCCGGTAAGGTGGTGGAAATTAATCGCGGGGCCAAGCGAAAGCTGCTCTCTGTGGTGATCGAAGTCGAAGGAGACGACAAGGTCTCGTTCACTTCCTACACGGAAGATCACTTGTCGCAACTGGATCGTACTAAGGTCGAAGAGAACCTTATTCAATCCGGATTGTGGACAGCTTTTCGTACCCGTCCCTACGGTAAGGTTCCTGCACCAGGAACGTCCCCTCGCTCGATCTTTGTGACCGCGATGGACACCAATCCTTTGGCCGCGGACCCAGCACCGATCATCAAGGGAAGCGAGATCGAATTCATCGCCGGCCTGGAAGCGATCAGCACGCTGACTGAAGGCAAGGTACATGTTTGCCAAGCTCCTGGGGCTGCACTCCCTGGAGAAGGTCTCGACTTTGTCAACGCCGTCGAGTTTGAAGGCAAGCATCCTGCGGGTCTGCCCGGAACTCATATTCACTTCCTCGATTCCGCTGGCCCAGGTCGCGTTGTCTGGTACCTCGGCTACCAAGATGTGATCGCGATTGGTCATTTGTTCCGCACCGGTGAACTCGATCCGATGCGAGTCGTCTCGCTGGCGGGTCCAGGGGTTAAGGAGCCTCGCCTGCTGAAGGTTCGCCTCGGCTCGAGCTTGGAAGATCTGACCAAAGATCAACTCAACGAGGGCTCCATGCGAATCGTCTCTGGTTCGGTTCTTTGCGGATATCAATCCGCAGGCGTGGAAGCCTATTTGGGGCGTTACCACAACCAGATCTCGGTTCTGGGTGAAGGTGGCCATCGCGAAATGCTTGGCTGGCTGGCACCTGGATTCAAGAAGTTCTCGGTGAAGTCGGTCTTCGCATCATTTTTGTCGCCGAGCGAGTTGCCGATGACGGCGACTGCTAACGGTAGCCATCGGGCGATTGTTCCGATTGAAGTCTACGAAACGGTGATGCCGCTCGATATCGAGCCGACCGCCTTGCTGAAGTCATTGATTGTCGAAGATACCGATTCGGCTCAGGCCCTGGGGGCACTCGAATTGGAAGAGGAAGACATCGCTCTTTGTACGTTTGTCGATACGGGTAAACACGATTTCGGTACCATTCTGCGGAAGAACCTGACCCGCATTGAAGCCGAAGGATAG
- a CDS encoding HisA/HisF-related TIM barrel protein — MNSPSDRPAWYDAILPVIDLRHGQVVHGIAGRRDEYLPVSSRYVEDSRPGTIAMLYARTFGFQDCYVADLNAICEGQVDAAGLEAIAVQGLNVWLDAGIGNLDQWRACEQSLREWRPYRWVIGLESLESWQSLSELITEIGAERLVFSLDLQNGTLLTSRNDFRDLTPLEVAQRAVHLGVRQQVVLDLAAVGEGGGTGVEPLLQELREQLPEVCLLAGGGMASPADVEALVGLGVGRVLVASALHNGRIAPFHAERRQGQPRLA, encoded by the coding sequence TTGAATTCACCTTCTGATCGCCCAGCCTGGTACGACGCCATTTTGCCGGTGATTGATCTTCGCCACGGGCAAGTCGTCCATGGCATTGCGGGTCGGCGGGACGAGTACTTGCCAGTGAGTTCGCGGTATGTCGAAGATTCGCGGCCAGGCACGATCGCCATGCTTTATGCCAGGACGTTCGGTTTTCAGGATTGTTATGTCGCCGATCTAAACGCGATTTGCGAGGGACAGGTAGACGCAGCGGGGCTGGAAGCGATCGCCGTCCAAGGGCTTAACGTCTGGTTAGATGCTGGAATTGGCAATCTTGATCAATGGCGTGCTTGTGAACAGAGTTTGCGAGAGTGGCGTCCCTATCGCTGGGTTATCGGGCTCGAATCTCTGGAAAGCTGGCAATCACTCAGCGAGCTGATTACTGAGATCGGGGCCGAGCGGCTTGTCTTCAGCCTGGACCTTCAAAACGGAACGCTGCTAACCAGCCGTAACGACTTTCGCGATCTGACGCCCCTGGAAGTTGCCCAGCGTGCCGTTCACTTAGGCGTGCGGCAGCAAGTAGTACTCGACTTGGCTGCAGTAGGTGAAGGAGGTGGGACGGGGGTGGAGCCGCTGTTGCAGGAGCTTCGAGAGCAATTACCGGAGGTTTGTCTATTGGCCGGCGGTGGCATGGCTTCCCCTGCGGATGTCGAGGCATTGGTCGGTTTGGGGGTGGGGCGAGTTTTAGTTGCTTCGGCGCTGCATAATGGGCGTATCGCACCGTTCCATGCGGAGAGAAGGCAAGGGCAGCCCCGGCTCGCTTAA
- a CDS encoding terpene cyclase/mutase family protein: MSTANSKAKSEDASSDPVESQSVRVEFRFGRWELLSADRLRGSISFLVSAAVHFVLLVILALWVAPVGRGGNANELLLLPAENEPLDLAMEQITTPIEVNTAQDVLEEQLQTDSAAIGELSELVDPNSNEAATEAQAMTVDTTSDLQKNLPWQQAIPSKKGGGFEGRSGELRQELLAARGGSPATEDAVDRALGWIAAHQLPDGSWSFNHHKTEVGKLSPNPGDPVTATGATGMALLPFLGRGYTHMNDNPYREKIEKGLYYLRANAIVGPNGGDLQMGSMYGQGLATLALCEAYAMTGDPALEADATQAIRFIEYAQHSEGGWRYEPKQPGDISVFGWQLMALKSGLLGDIKVSSSTIGMAEFWLDKVQQADGAYYGYQHPGKMISPTSIGLLSRMYLGWPRGDLRLQKGIEFLADEGPSKSDMYYNYYATNVLSHNGGPKWEAWNEEMKEYLVKTQSRRGYTNGSWYFDDQHAKVGGRLYVTCLSAMILEVYYRHMPLYSEKSLEFTF; the protein is encoded by the coding sequence TTGTCCACTGCTAATTCCAAAGCGAAATCAGAGGATGCTTCGTCCGATCCGGTCGAGTCGCAATCGGTGCGCGTTGAGTTTCGGTTTGGAAGATGGGAACTGCTTTCTGCCGACCGCTTGCGCGGCAGCATCAGCTTCTTGGTCAGTGCGGCCGTCCATTTCGTGCTACTGGTCATTTTGGCACTGTGGGTGGCTCCGGTCGGTCGGGGAGGGAATGCTAACGAGCTGCTCTTGTTGCCGGCGGAAAACGAGCCGCTTGATCTCGCGATGGAGCAGATTACCACGCCGATCGAAGTTAACACCGCGCAAGATGTACTTGAAGAACAATTGCAGACCGATTCCGCTGCGATTGGTGAGTTGAGTGAGTTGGTCGATCCCAATTCCAATGAGGCAGCGACGGAAGCTCAGGCAATGACCGTCGACACAACTTCAGACCTGCAGAAGAACTTGCCTTGGCAGCAAGCAATTCCTTCCAAAAAGGGAGGGGGCTTCGAAGGGCGAAGTGGCGAGCTACGACAAGAGCTTCTCGCTGCTCGTGGAGGTTCGCCAGCTACCGAAGATGCTGTGGATCGGGCGCTCGGTTGGATTGCTGCTCACCAACTACCTGATGGATCGTGGAGCTTTAATCATCACAAGACCGAGGTGGGAAAACTAAGTCCAAACCCAGGCGATCCCGTAACGGCGACCGGAGCAACCGGTATGGCGTTGCTGCCATTTCTAGGGCGTGGCTACACGCACATGAACGACAATCCCTATCGTGAGAAAATTGAGAAGGGGTTGTACTACTTGCGAGCGAATGCCATTGTCGGCCCCAATGGTGGCGACCTGCAGATGGGCTCGATGTATGGTCAGGGACTTGCAACGTTAGCGTTGTGCGAAGCCTACGCGATGACGGGAGATCCAGCTCTTGAAGCGGACGCCACGCAAGCGATTCGTTTCATTGAGTATGCTCAGCACAGCGAGGGTGGATGGCGGTACGAGCCCAAGCAACCAGGCGACATCAGTGTTTTCGGTTGGCAGCTCATGGCGCTCAAGAGTGGGCTCTTAGGCGACATCAAAGTCTCAAGTTCGACTATCGGCATGGCGGAGTTTTGGCTTGACAAGGTGCAACAGGCCGACGGTGCCTACTATGGGTATCAGCACCCCGGCAAAATGATCTCGCCGACTTCGATTGGGCTTCTATCGCGAATGTACCTGGGCTGGCCTCGGGGAGACTTGCGATTGCAGAAGGGTATCGAATTCCTGGCGGACGAAGGACCATCGAAGAGCGACATGTATTACAACTACTACGCGACGAACGTCTTGAGTCACAACGGCGGCCCTAAGTGGGAGGCGTGGAACGAGGAAATGAAGGAATATCTCGTCAAAACGCAGTCTCGCCGTGGTTACACGAACGGTAGTTGGTACTTCGACGATCAGCACGCCAAGGTGGGAGGGCGATTGTACGTAACGTGTCTCTCGGCGATGATCCTAGAGGTCTACTACCGACATATGCCCCTCTATTCGGAAAAGTCTCTTGAATTCACCTTCTGA
- the rpmG gene encoding 50S ribosomal protein L33, giving the protein MAKKNKKAETVFLVCEETGDYNYSLRRKPGGEKLRLKKYCPRLRKHTVHAEKKK; this is encoded by the coding sequence ATGGCCAAAAAGAATAAGAAAGCTGAAACCGTATTTCTGGTCTGCGAAGAGACTGGCGATTACAACTACTCGCTCCGCCGCAAGCCAGGCGGCGAAAAGCTTCGCTTGAAGAAATACTGTCCACGCCTGCGAAAGCACACCGTACACGCCGAAAAGAAGAAGTAA
- the recJ gene encoding single-stranded-DNA-specific exonuclease RecJ has translation MDANWRILPHDVAVVRSLERAASIPPVVAQLLVCRGIRDPETAREFLDAKLSGLREPDTLPGVKDAAARIHAAVKADKKIIVYGDYDADGITSTAILYRCLKLMGASVGYYVPHRIDEGYGLNVEAIEKLSDRGNDLVITVDCGIASVTEAARAKELGLELIVTDHHEMGETLPDAAALVHPRLPGTNYPFGGLCGAGVALKLAWALCQLECESKRVTDRYKNYLLSAVGLAAIGTVADVVPLTDENRLLVRHGLNCLREFPVLGISALMKITGLNDKPALASDDIGFTLAPRLNAAGRLGQAQLAIELLTTDSNERATALADYLHQLNDSRSSLERSVQLAATKQIKDEFDPENDPALVLAGHGWHPGIIGIVAGRLAEKYNRPVVMIALDEAGVKPGVGSCRSANGLNLHEALQACDHLLLGHGGHAAAAGLQIDESQIENFRHEFFEYAATNVNEADRVAELVIDAEAPFTQLTRQIVEQIDLLGPFGQGNPRPLMCATGAKLAMPPKRIGGGERHLAIQLEHHGVKIRGVAFGRGDWAEELEQTDGPLDIAYHPVINTFRGRSNVELHLVAWKPTESNVPASHTS, from the coding sequence ATGGATGCAAACTGGCGAATTCTCCCACATGACGTAGCCGTAGTCCGATCCTTAGAACGGGCCGCCAGCATCCCTCCCGTTGTCGCTCAGCTTCTCGTCTGTCGCGGAATTCGGGATCCGGAAACCGCCCGCGAATTCCTGGACGCCAAGCTTTCTGGACTGCGAGAACCTGACACACTGCCAGGCGTCAAAGATGCAGCAGCTCGAATTCATGCAGCCGTGAAGGCCGACAAGAAGATAATCGTCTACGGCGACTACGACGCGGACGGGATCACTTCGACCGCCATCCTTTATCGTTGCTTGAAGCTGATGGGCGCATCGGTTGGCTATTACGTGCCACACCGCATCGACGAAGGCTATGGCTTAAATGTCGAAGCGATTGAGAAGCTGTCAGACCGCGGAAATGATCTCGTGATAACGGTTGACTGCGGGATCGCCAGTGTGACCGAAGCGGCCAGAGCGAAAGAACTGGGCCTCGAATTGATCGTCACCGATCACCACGAGATGGGCGAGACGCTCCCCGATGCAGCCGCCCTAGTTCACCCCAGACTTCCCGGCACCAATTATCCTTTCGGCGGATTGTGCGGCGCGGGTGTCGCTTTGAAATTGGCTTGGGCACTTTGCCAACTGGAATGCGAATCGAAACGGGTTACCGATCGCTATAAGAACTATCTGCTTTCCGCAGTTGGCTTAGCGGCGATCGGCACGGTGGCCGACGTGGTACCATTAACCGACGAGAACCGTTTGCTGGTGCGACATGGGCTGAATTGTTTGCGCGAGTTCCCCGTCCTTGGAATCAGCGCCCTGATGAAAATCACAGGGCTCAACGACAAGCCCGCTCTCGCGAGTGACGATATCGGCTTTACACTCGCCCCACGCCTGAACGCAGCGGGTCGCTTAGGACAAGCACAGCTGGCAATCGAATTACTTACGACGGATTCGAACGAACGCGCCACTGCATTGGCCGATTACCTGCATCAATTGAACGATAGCCGATCGAGCCTCGAACGAAGCGTCCAACTGGCGGCGACCAAGCAAATCAAGGACGAGTTCGATCCAGAAAATGATCCTGCATTGGTCCTGGCTGGACACGGCTGGCACCCAGGGATCATCGGCATCGTCGCTGGACGCTTAGCCGAAAAATATAACCGACCGGTGGTTATGATTGCCCTCGACGAAGCTGGCGTGAAACCAGGCGTGGGCTCCTGCCGATCAGCGAATGGGCTGAATCTGCACGAAGCGCTGCAAGCCTGCGACCACCTCCTGCTCGGTCACGGCGGACACGCAGCAGCCGCTGGACTGCAGATAGACGAGTCGCAGATCGAGAACTTCCGTCATGAGTTCTTTGAATACGCGGCTACCAATGTCAACGAAGCCGACCGAGTCGCGGAATTAGTCATCGACGCAGAAGCGCCTTTCACCCAGCTCACTCGCCAGATCGTCGAACAAATCGATCTTCTTGGCCCCTTCGGTCAAGGCAATCCAAGGCCGCTTATGTGTGCCACCGGAGCCAAACTAGCCATGCCCCCGAAACGAATCGGCGGTGGCGAACGGCACTTGGCAATTCAGCTCGAGCATCACGGCGTTAAGATCCGAGGCGTAGCGTTCGGTCGGGGAGACTGGGCCGAAGAACTCGAGCAAACCGACGGCCCCCTCGATATCGCCTACCACCCCGTCATCAACACGTTCCGCGGTCGCAGCAATGTCGAGCTTCACCTGGTGGCCTGGAAGCCCACCGAATCGAACGTCCCGGCAAGTCATACCAGTTGA